The Salmo salar chromosome ssa02, Ssal_v3.1, whole genome shotgun sequence genome segment ATATAATAGCAACCAAAACATCTACACAATAAAGGTGCATCCGTAAACATGTCTGCTGGAGATCATTCTGATGCACTATGGCATTACAGACATCTATCAAAAATCTAAGTACAGAAATCAAATGCATGCTGATGCCATCACTGACTTGAACGATGTATGTTCTATAGATTCTACTTCTATGGCTGATGCTCTGACAGCATCATTATCTTGACCACACCCCATGGAGGGCTCCTCACCGTAGTATGTGTGCCACCACTGAGGGGCCGTACCAGTCCCCCGCCTTCTTCCCTGAGCTCTTCCCCAATTCTACCAGCTGGTGCACCCCAAACGGGGCCGGGGGCTCGTCCCCAAACCAGGCCACAACCCTCCGGTGGAGGGGCTCAGCCTGCCTGTCCCTGCCCGACTCGGGCCTCTTCTTCTGGGTATGGTTGAGAGCCGTGCCCCCTGGCATGGAGGTCTTCTGGGGCGTGGTGGGGGTccgtgaggaggaggagtggccGAAGGAGGGGATGGGTACGCCTCCAGCGCGGGACGGGGAGCGGGGTCTCAGAGCCTCAAAGTCCACGTCGACGAACTGCTGGGCGTCTGGCCACGACCAGTCTAGACAACACAATACAGACAGTTAGTAATGATCGATggggagatggaagagagagcgagagcgagagatgtggcagaaagagaaacaagagtgagagacagacaggggcccCATCCCAAATGGACCCCTACGCACtggtggagatctgagaggatctGACAGGTGTATGCAATATGTTAATAGCTCCACCCCGCTAGGTGTAAGTTTCACCGATCGTATTGCTTATACCAAacaaatcctctcagatctccacaattGTATGCGCATAGGGGTCCATTTGGGATTGGGCCAGAGTTGGAGTAGTTGTCTCATATGAAGAGGTCCCATCTTTGTATCTATACCCATTTAGAGCCCTCTTTCTAACTCCGTCTCACCTCGTGGCAGCAGATGTAGCAGTAGGCCCTGGGCCAGCAGCATCTGTCCGCTCCGCAGCATGCAGCCCCACCCACAGTCTGTAGTCAAGGTGGAGCCCTCCAGCTGGGGGAACTCCCTACGGTAGGTCAGCCACAGCCGAGACACGAACGCCCGCCTGAAGCGCTCCACCTCGTCTGGAAGGTGAGAGAGATACCCAGTGAGCAGAACTGGTTAAAATACATCTTTCCAACCAGTTTTTCTCACTGGGTATGGAGCAGAGAGTGTCATCTATTTTACCAGGAAGTCTTTTGAAGTTGGAGTGGGGTTGTTGGAGGTTAGCTACCTTCACTATTGAGCAGATATGAGTGGCCCATTACAGTCACTGGAGAGCTCTTGTTGAATGTGGTCTTCGACTTGACCGACCAGCCTAAAGAGGGAAAAGAAACAGAACAGACCTTTTTAGAGGGGATTCTTTGTCTTGATGACTGGTTGAGGAAGGGGGAAGTTGACTTCGGGAGGGCTATTACACATAGCTTTGTATGAGACTTCtgttaagaagaagaagaaagaaaaaagacCTAACAAAGATTATTCACACAGAAAGTACAAAGACTAGAAAATCCCCCTTGTTGCTATTtcttaagaaaataaaaaaaagccaTTGTTAAAACTGACTGTATGGAAAAACTGGAAGTTATGTCTGTTGCTGTTAAACAGCTATATAGAACTATCCGCCTTATGGAAAAAAGTTCAAATGAACCCACTGACTGACCGTATTTGACATTATTCCACGCCGACATCAGTTTGGTCTTGAGTTTGTCCACCTCGTCTGGCTCTCCAGCAGTGGTGGCCTCTCTGGTTCCACCCCCACCGACATCAGTACCCTGCCGGTTCCCAAAGCTACTTCCTCTGCCAGGGTCCACCAGCTGGGGCTGCTGGGGCCTcctggtctcctctctctggaAGGTGTCATCCTGACCCACCACTCCTACTCCCCCCACCACTCCTACTCCCCCCACCACTCCTACTCCCCCCACCACTCCTACTCCCCCCACATACTGAACTGCACTGGGAGACACGGAGTTCATGGCTCAGGCTTACAGCTGGGCTCTGCAGATCCTCATTGCAATAGGGACCTGAcggaagagagggatgagagagagaggggtggggatgAGAGATAGAAAATCAATGTTCACGACAGTGCATGCATGTGTAATTTGATTAGCTTTGGAGTAAGGGCTATATGTGTCGCTCTCCTCTTGTCTGTCCAGCACTAAGATGACATTTAAACATTAACATTGAAAGACAGAGGTTAAGCTAGTTGTGCTTCTAAATAATGACTGATGTGAGGCAGATTTTCTCTCATTTCATGCAGATTCACAAGAAAGTGGATCTGAAAGTGGCAGGGATTAAACATTTTTGATGACTTTGCTATTATTATGCAGACCAGAACAGCTGTCGCAGTGGTTAGGCTAGTGAATGCTATTGAGAAAAACAATATTAGTCACAGTCAGTTTCAAAGTAAACcacttctccctccttccccgaTGTGAAactgcactgaacaaaaataaatgcaaaatgctataatttctacgattttactgagttacagttcacagaAGGAAATccttcaattgaaataaattcattaggccctaatctatggatttcacatgactgggaatatagatatgctGGACTGGCttagttacacgtggtctgcggttgtaaggtCGGTCGgatgtactgctaaattctctaaaacgacttgaggcggcttatggtagagaaattaacattcaattatttggcaacagctgttgtggacattcctgcagtcagcatgccaattgcatactCCCTcaatgagacatctgtggcattgtgttgtgtgacaaatctgcacattttagagtggccttttattgtccccagcacaaggtgtggCTTTGTATgccatttaatcagcttcttcatatgcc includes the following:
- the LOC106590125 gene encoding cysteine protease ATG4D, with protein sequence MNSVSPSAVQYVGGVGVVGGVGVVGGVGVVGGVGVVGQDDTFQREETRRPQQPQLVDPGRGSSFGNRQGTDVGGGGTREATTAGEPDEVDKLKTKLMSAWNNVKYGWSVKSKTTFNKSSPVTVMGHSYLLNSEDEVERFRRAFVSRLWLTYRREFPQLEGSTLTTDCGWGCMLRSGQMLLAQGLLLHLLPRDWSWPDAQQFVDVDFEALRPRSPSRAGGVPIPSFGHSSSSRTPTTPQKTSMPGGTALNHTQKKRPESGRDRQAEPLHRRVVAWFGDEPPAPFGVHQLVELGKSSGKKAGDWYGPSVVAHILRKAVAKTSDVHNLAVYVAQDCTVYKMDVVHLCDQSLNQSISDPEPSGPGWKSVIILVPVRLGGDSLNPSYIECVRNILRLECCIGIIGGKPKHSLFFIGCQDEQLLYLDPHYCQAVVDVTQDNFPLESFHCSSPRKMPFSRMDPSCTIGFYAKNKKDFESLCSAVCVALSSPEEKYPIFTFVEGQAQDYGLVGHSSSHPHSDTSPGPAHMLPQGKLSRSNTIGSSDDFVFL